From the genome of Spinacia oleracea cultivar Varoflay chromosome 2, BTI_SOV_V1, whole genome shotgun sequence, one region includes:
- the LOC110776594 gene encoding uncharacterized protein isoform X2: MPSPDSDFAIPPSSPSSRFAMSETNFADVNNLEHCIKYLNQTLVTFGFSASLDLFANDPVSVARTCNCVHSLLQQRQRDIEFRESSNEQRHRLNSDISRLEAKIERLESQLATKDREIATITRTEAKSRAGFKGQIEKLQQERDEFQKMVIGNQQVKTQQMHEMKRREKEYIKLQERLNQVVNEKKKESRSGMEIMNLLQKEGRQRGTWNGKKTDNDFYKKIVDAYEAKNQELMQENNEVRALLRSMQEDMRGFLNAPNGSSKQPLTTIEKHDNDLSQSPFGGKTDVFDLPFHMGRGQIEENLRAKMSSIKERLCQLQDAQKGADVTSEVSERELELEAQLVEARSIIQEQASMMSKQYAKSERRRESFISTPE; this comes from the exons TGAGACGAATTTTGCGGATGTGAACAATTTGGAGCATTGTATTAAGTATTTGAACCAGACTCTTGTTACATTTGGCTTTTCGGCTTCGCTTGATCTGTTTGCCAATGATCCT GTCTCAGTGGCCCGTACTTGTAATTGTGTGCACTCATTGTTGCAGCAGAGGCAGCGCGATATCGAGTTTCGGGAATCGTCTAATGAGCAAAGACATCG ACTTAACTCAGACATATCAAGGTTGGAGGCCAAGATCGAGAGGCTTGAGTCACAGCTGGCGACAAAAGATAGGGAGATAGCAACCATTACTCGAACG GAAGCCAAGTCAAGAGCTGGGTTTAAAGGACAAATTGAGAAGTTGCAGCAGGAGAGAGATGAATTCCAGAAAATGGTCATTGGCAATCAG CAAGTGAAAACTCAACAAATGCATGaaatgaagaggagagagaaagagtacaTAAAATTGCAG GAGAGACTCAACCAAGTTGTGAATGAGAAGAAGAAAGAATCTAGATCTGGCATGGAGATAATGAATTTACTGCAG AAAGAAGGGAGGCAGCGTGGTACATGGAATGGAAAGAAGACAGACAATGACTTCTATAAAAAGATT GTTGATGCTTACGAGGCCAAAAATCAAGAACTGATGCAAGAGAACAACGAAGTGAGGGCCTTGTTGAGATCAATGCAG GAGGATATGCGTGGTTTCCTTAATGCTCCGAATGGTTCATCGAAGCAACCTCTCACCACCATTGAAAAGCATGATAATGACCTTTCACAGTCTCCTTTTGGCGGAAAGACG GATGTCTTTGACCTTCCATTCCACATGGGCAGGGGTCAAATTGAAGAAAACCTTCGTGCAAAGATGTCTTCAATAAAG GAGCGCTTATGTCAGCTTCAAGATGCACAAAAAGGAGCTGATGTTACTTCAGAAGTCAGTGAAAGGGAGCTTGAACTTGAAGCGCAACTTGTCGAGGCAAGAAGCATAATTCAAGAGCAG GCATCCATGATGTCCAAACAGTATGCCAAGTCAGAGAGGCGTAG GGAATCATTCATATCGACACCAGAG TAA
- the LOC110776594 gene encoding uncharacterized protein isoform X1 → MPSPDSDFAIPPSSPSSRFAMSETNFADVNNLEHCIKYLNQTLVTFGFSASLDLFANDPVSVARTCNCVHSLLQQRQRDIEFRESSNEQRHRLNSDISRLEAKIERLESQLATKDREIATITRTEAKSRAGFKGQIEKLQQERDEFQKMVIGNQQVKTQQMHEMKRREKEYIKLQERLNQVVNEKKKESRSGMEIMNLLQKEGRQRGTWNGKKTDNDFYKKIVDAYEAKNQELMQENNEVRALLRSMQEDMRGFLNAPNGSSKQPLTTIEKHDNDLSQSPFGGKTDVFDLPFHMGRGQIEENLRAKMSSIKERLCQLQDAQKGADVTSEVSERELELEAQLVEARSIIQEQASMMSKQYAKSERRRESFISTPEQ, encoded by the exons TGAGACGAATTTTGCGGATGTGAACAATTTGGAGCATTGTATTAAGTATTTGAACCAGACTCTTGTTACATTTGGCTTTTCGGCTTCGCTTGATCTGTTTGCCAATGATCCT GTCTCAGTGGCCCGTACTTGTAATTGTGTGCACTCATTGTTGCAGCAGAGGCAGCGCGATATCGAGTTTCGGGAATCGTCTAATGAGCAAAGACATCG ACTTAACTCAGACATATCAAGGTTGGAGGCCAAGATCGAGAGGCTTGAGTCACAGCTGGCGACAAAAGATAGGGAGATAGCAACCATTACTCGAACG GAAGCCAAGTCAAGAGCTGGGTTTAAAGGACAAATTGAGAAGTTGCAGCAGGAGAGAGATGAATTCCAGAAAATGGTCATTGGCAATCAG CAAGTGAAAACTCAACAAATGCATGaaatgaagaggagagagaaagagtacaTAAAATTGCAG GAGAGACTCAACCAAGTTGTGAATGAGAAGAAGAAAGAATCTAGATCTGGCATGGAGATAATGAATTTACTGCAG AAAGAAGGGAGGCAGCGTGGTACATGGAATGGAAAGAAGACAGACAATGACTTCTATAAAAAGATT GTTGATGCTTACGAGGCCAAAAATCAAGAACTGATGCAAGAGAACAACGAAGTGAGGGCCTTGTTGAGATCAATGCAG GAGGATATGCGTGGTTTCCTTAATGCTCCGAATGGTTCATCGAAGCAACCTCTCACCACCATTGAAAAGCATGATAATGACCTTTCACAGTCTCCTTTTGGCGGAAAGACG GATGTCTTTGACCTTCCATTCCACATGGGCAGGGGTCAAATTGAAGAAAACCTTCGTGCAAAGATGTCTTCAATAAAG GAGCGCTTATGTCAGCTTCAAGATGCACAAAAAGGAGCTGATGTTACTTCAGAAGTCAGTGAAAGGGAGCTTGAACTTGAAGCGCAACTTGTCGAGGCAAGAAGCATAATTCAAGAGCAG GCATCCATGATGTCCAAACAGTATGCCAAGTCAGAGAGGCGTAG GGAATCATTCATATCGACACCAGAG CAGTAA
- the LOC130466907 gene encoding uncharacterized protein: MQTKNRKQPSSKLKSFYLSCRNHLRCSNSSSTSTKVVVTPIPISKKVTLASHHHKRRSSPANYPSSLRDDHRNELVEMQWKRVHKLERELVDVEEWLCTELARLKRYLRTNNNTNYEPHCITKFVGDQRGVKFGRLDGDGGYLYSFNGNKVLHGTCKDLVIQFSSPSLVPQEIGSNVSEVLNQMAAMGKENLVSWLLKSMPMTDISIKNTHKLTINPCNTPNDLLEAILLDALKKVRNLVIEGLHIQKGDKEVVKQRQQIARRRSKNGERKLDDQAKGDAVLIMAMLIQPRDPQKGYEPVNEMMIGFVEAAKNAQDDEQSGFVIKGVHVAGLVARKRNGQAIHNCLWYLSA, encoded by the exons ATGCAAACCAAAAACAGGAAGCAGCCTAGTTCAAAGCTTAAATCCTTTTACCTTTCATGTCGAAACCATTTACGATGTTCAAACTCATCATCAACATCTACTAAGGTAGTTGTAACACCAATTCCAATCTCGAAAAAAGTAACCCTAGCTTCTCATCATCATAAAAGGAGATCATCACCCGCGAATTATCCCTCTTCTCTTAGAGATGATCATAGGAATGAATTGGTTGAAATGCAATGGAAACGAGTGCACAAATTGGAAAGAGAGTTAGTAGACGTTGAGGAGTGGCTTTGTACTGAATTAGCGCGATTAAAGAGATACTTAAGGACTAATAACAACACCAATTATGAACCACATTGTATTACTAAATTTGTTGGTGATCAAAGGGGTGTTAAGTTTGGAAGATTAGACGGCGATGGAGGTTATCTTTACTCGTTCAATGGTAACAAGGTTCTTCATGGGACTTGCAAGGATTTGGTTATCCAATTTTCTTCTCCGTCACTAGTCCCACAAGAGATTGGATCCAATGTTTCAGAG GTATTGAATCAAATGGCTGCAATGGGAAAAGAAAATCTAGTCAGTTGGTTGCTTAAGTCGATGCCAATGACCGACATTTCAATAAAAAACACACATAAATTGACAATAAATCCATGTAATACTCCAAATGATTTATTGGAAGCTATTCTCCTAGATGCACTTAAGAAGGTAAGGAACCTTGTAATTGAAGGGCTCCATATTCAAAAGGGTGATAAAGAAGTTGTAAAACAACGACAACAAATTGCTCGAAGAAGAAGCAAAAATGGTGAAAGAAAGCTTGATGATCAGGCTAAGGGTGACGCGGTTCTTATTATGGCAATGCTTATACAGCCGAGAGATCCTCAGAAAGGGTATGAACCAGTTAATGAGATGATGATTGGTTTCGTCGAGGCAGCGAAAAATGCACAAGATGATGAACAAAGTGGGTTTGTTATTAAGGGAGTTCATGTTGCTGGATTAGTAGCTAGGAAAAGAAATGGCCAGGCtattcacaattgtttgtggTATTTGTCTGCCTAA
- the LOC110776598 gene encoding uncharacterized protein, producing MDYDLYPSKIMERQSTIGSIGSCSSRLYYGRLSEGKAFEWEARPGKAITPQPDNILPPLSPPPAVLAMGLPKPCFDVVDDEPKAKKWSSAWLVKKFKKTMTGHYNYKVVGFPRRMFSNNEGNKQQEQKQEQEQDWKFESQRSYDHHRCESARYSSSSFASTLTCSSSNSFRDHQKTSTNGDIQSKALFRGKPFTCNPRGLSDMVVFFVKKS from the coding sequence atggatTATGACTTATATCCAAGCAAAATCATGGAGAGGCAATCAACAATAGGGAGTATAGGGTCATGCTCTTCTAGGCTATACTACGGGCGGCTCTCGGAAGGCAAGGCGTTTGAATGGGAGGCGCGGCCAGGGAAAGCCATCACGCCTCAACCGGATAATATCTTACCGCCTCTTAGCCCACCACCGGCGGTGTTAGCAATGGGCCTACCGAAGCCATGCTTCGACGTGGTCGATGATGAGCCTAAGGCAAAAAAGTGGTCTAGTGCATGGTTAGTAaagaaattcaagaaaacaatGACGGGTCATTATAACTATAAAGTTGTAGGGTTTCCTAGAAGGATGTTCTCTAATAATGAAGGGAATAAACAAcaagaacaaaaacaagaacaagaacaagattGGAAATTCGAGTCGCAAAGGTCGTATGATCATCATCGTTGTGAATCGGCACGGTATTCGAGTTCTTCGTTTGCATCAACGTTGACGTGTTCATCAAGTAATTCGTTTAGAGATCATCAGAAGACTTCAACCAATGGTGATATTCAAAGTAAGGCGTTGTTTCGTGGGAAGCCTTTTACTTGTAACCCTAGAGGGTTGAGTGACATGGTTGTATTTTTTGTGAAAAAGTCCTGa